A segment of the Catharus ustulatus isolate bCatUst1 chromosome Z unlocalized genomic scaffold, bCatUst1.pri.v2 scaffold_26_arrow_ctg1, whole genome shotgun sequence genome:
cGTACTTTGGGTATCTTACgctgctgaaattaaaaaaaacccctggatAATAAAACAGCAGCCCCAAAGGTTAATTACAATGAAAGTTTTCAGAAGACAAACACACAGGATGCTTGGTCATAACAGTCTATTTAAAACCAGACACTTCtgaatttaaatgtaaaactgATGGAAGACACTTAGGGAAgaagaacattttatttaacaggAAATTACCTAATGGAAAAAGTCAAACACTTAGCATCCAAAAGCCAGGCTGTTTTTCCACCTAGAATCACCTCCTGTTTCTACAAACACCATCTCCTTTGCACTAACCTTAGGTGACAGCATTACTGAAGTTCTGTGGACAGCCACAGAGATTTCTGTGTCTCAACTGAATGGTGGTCACTCAACACCCACCACATTTAAATCACTGTTCTGCTGATCACAGCCAGCATAcatatgattaaaaaaaaaagttaggtTTGTAGAAGCTTTCAAAAACCCCTCCAGAAATTCCTTCACTTTAGAGAATAAAATGATTTAAACAGACCACACATGAGGATTGTgttgcttattaaaaaaaaattagttttcttttagTTACAGATTATTGCTAAAGCTGTGTTTCAACCTTGTTTCTGTGAAACACCTATCTtgacaacaaacaaaaatccagttTCTGCTGGTTTCTTACCCACCCTAGGaatcaaaaataaatcattGCAACAATAGCCACATGTaggagaatattttatttctgtctctcaTTCCTGTATCTCTAATAAGCATCTAACAACGAAGCTACAAATCTAGAAGATTAATAACACAGTATTAGCAAGGTTAGAAGGCTAATAAATCCATTCAATAAAATTGCAACCAAGTGCTTGCCAATACCTTATTGCACTGCATTGTGAGGtacaaaattaagatttttatctttaaagaGAGCAAATCCTCAAAGCAGGCTCTGCATTATCACACGCTCCATCGGGAGATGCTGAAAGGCTGCAGATGAAAGCGCACAGCTTGAGGATGTCTGACATGATCAGGCCACATaccctgttttatttttgtccaGTAAGCTGGGAGCCAAGGATCTGATGTAGGCACAGGTACATATGAGCAGCAGGATCACAGTCAGCAGGCTCTGGAAGTTGAAGATGGCAGACTAGGGAAGAGaatcaggaaaacaaagaattacATCTCTCAAAGTGCAGGTTCTGGAAAAACATGGGTGATCCCTTAGGCAACATCAGAAGTGAAACATACAAGACAGAAAAACTTTGCATGGAATGGAATTTCAATGGGATACAGTAGTGAAAGCAGAGGTGAGGACTGACTGCCAAGTAAACCAGTAGTAgccaagacaaaaaaataacacaaaatgtGCAAGAGGTTTGTTAATATACCACTTTTTAAAGGCTACAGGCCAAATTTAACAGTTTTGTAGAATATATACACTTAAGCCCACCTGAACTACAATAActgacttttattttcaaataatattctaattttacactgaaaacatatttattgTAAATGCACTTCCAGAAGTGCTAGTTATATGATAAATCCTGAAGAAATGGATAAAATTGGCTTAGGACTGAGAAGTaaagctctgctgctgataGCAAACACTGATCAGCCT
Coding sequences within it:
- the TMEM167A gene encoding protein kish-A, with the protein product MSAIFNFQSLLTVILLLICTCAYIRSLAPSLLDKNKTGLLGIFWKCARIGERKSPYVAVCCVVMAFSILFIQ